The window GGCGCGCTGAAGTGGCTGGCTGACGGCGACAATCAGTCGAGACGAACGACACACATGGGATCTTGCCATATCAGAATCGACTGCACCGAAGTGGTCTATGCTTGCTGCGCCAACCTGCAAAGAACCGAGAAAATCTAGTGTTCACGCCCAGCCGAGCGGGGCAGCCCGCGACGACTCACTCGAGCAGCGGGTCTTCGAAGATCGTGGCTTCCGCCTCAGCATGCGTCGCCTCGAGCACCGGGCTCGGTCCGCTTTTCCTGTGCGCGAATTTGAAGAAGATTAGGggcgtgcgcctccgccggtgGTGGTGATGAGTGCGATGCGCATGGCCTGTCgcgtgggcggcgggggcgctTGCCGCATGCCCAGGggacgcaggaggcgcgccgccctctcccgtGTGGGTGGATGCTGCGTTCGCACcatctccgccgcccctcgaGGTGGCATCCGCGACGCTGGCTGAGCAGTCGATGATAGCCAGTTGCCCGCCGACGTGGActgtctcgccttcctgcgcggcctgcgacgcaatgacgccggcgcaggcgctgtgGATTTCGACGGTGACCTTGTCGGTTTCGATGACGCAAATCACTTCGTCCAGCGCCACCGGGTCCCCCACGTTCTTGCGCCACTCCAGCAAACTTCCCTCCGTGATTGAGTCTCCCAGGGAAGGCACCTTCACCACCTGTGAATtctctgcagcgggcgcagcgtCAGATGAGAAAAAACGGGAAGATGGCGCATGAGAAAGACGCAGTGCGGCGCACGAAAAGCAACTCGCGACTCCCAGTGCACAGACAATGCAGCCGGGCTTGCCAGCGACAGCACACACGTTCGAAGCGGAACGCGCGGAACCCGTCGCAGCAGAGAAGCCTCCGTAGAGGTTGAGGCAGAAGGAAGGACGAAAGAGAACAGAGGAAGGGCCGGCCGCTTTTTTTACGCAGGGAGGGTGGAGCAGCCTGCCGCTCTCCAGGCCGCGTAGAGAGCGGCTCGGGTTCTTAGAGGCAGATTGGAGGCAATAGCCCTGCGAAACCGTCGAGAAATTCGACGAGTTGAAGAACATCGAACTTGAAACGCGATCAAAAGAAGGGGAGGCAGGCTTAGACGATGCGAAAGACGAAGCACCAAACGCCTTTTCATCAGCCTTTGCAGCGGCAGAATCGGGGCGGCTTACCGCACCAGATCCACAGCCCACCTGCTGATCTGCGAGCAGCGAACAAATTTGGGACTTTCTTCGAGCCCATGCAGCCCGGACGGCGTTAGCCGCCGGAGCGCTGGGCCCTTGACAAGGGGGGGAGAACATTAGGGCACTGGACAAGGAAATAATTCGACGATACAGGCAGGAGAAGGtcgcagaagaaaacacactcgccggcgccacgcgaCATACACCCAGGAGCTGCGCACGGGAAAAAACTGACGAGATATTCGGCCTCGGAGAGACGCAAAAATGTTGGCGGAGgtgagaggagaaggaactAGCTTTTTGAAGAGGAGAGCTCTTTTTTGGGTATGGCAGCGAGAAAAGCAATCGCCTCTTGTTCGACAGGTCGGGCCTGCGCAGATCCGGACACAGActgccctccccccccagAAAATAAACGCAGGGCGCggacgaaaaaaacgcagcTTCTGAGGGTCCGAAGAATTTGGTTGCGCGAAGGAAGGGTGTCGCGGTTTCTCCGCTTTCTCCCGCGACAGAACGCCGAGCTTCCGACGCCACCAtcgcgcggcctcttttTCGCACGGCCCTcccgccgcatgcatgcgcttcgTTCAACCGTCTCGACCCGCCACCTCTTGTTAGCAGCCGATACACACGCTCCCAAAATGATTCGTATGCACGGTATTCACTGAATCTGCTCAAACAAGGTGGAAGAAGCGCGGTTGCAATTCACGTGAAGTCCCTGGGATCTTTTCATGCAAGTTTAGATGTGTAGTTCACAGCGGCGTGCCACATCAAGTGAGATGGAGAGCGTAGAATTGAGTCTGGGGTCTTCGCTGTTGGGGAGGTTCTGGAAGGACGGTGTGTCGAGGAGGCTTTAAGTCTAGCTATGTGCGCGAGTTTGGtctgcagaaaaagaagtTTCTGCGTTGATGAAGTGAGCTAAGTATGCACATCGCCTTCACACGAGCCCTCTGGGATCAAGTTTAGTGAACACGGCAGCAGAGGGGCGGGCTCCCGATTGAGGGCGGCATTTGCCTGCATcgagcgaggacgaggagctTATTGACACTTCAAGCGATGCATGCCTAGCTCAGCTTTCCTATGGCGCTCTATGCCTTACCGAATGAGTCACAGAGGACTGGTTACTCTTGGGTAACCAGTCCGGTCGCCCGATTCGAACGGCAAGTACCATCACATCAACCCTGTACACTCACCCCAGTTTCGGTTGTCCTCATCTTTTTGCGTACCCACGTGGAAGCGGGCCGCCCACATACCCATGCGGCTTCTTTCCTCAGACGCTGTTAGCACGCTGGTAGCTACGCAAGGCGGTCTCGTGTGCGCGTGCAACGGCGCTGTCGTCGGACCACAGGAACTGGGGCGGTAGGATGACATTAAGAATCTCTGGGATTCCCGCGGAGCGGCAGTGCTTTCAGCCAACTGAAGCGAATACAGAGAGGACCCGCGCTAATCTGTCGGCTGCGGGCGTTCGAAGCGTGTGCcaacgaggcgagcgagggtAAGGGGTATAAAATTCCACTTAGGCGCCGAGACTTTGTCTCGTGAAGCGAGTGGGAGCTGAATGCAAACTGACCGAATTTATCTGTTGTCCCCGGATATTCATACCCCCCTCTGCAGCGGTGCTGCGATAGCGCTCCATATAATAATCACTTGCTACTTACCTCCTGGAAGATCCCTAAGTTTTCTGTCCTCCCATTTTCTGCTTAAGATGCGTTTTGTCTATTGTGGAGCATACGCGAGCTCTCCTTTTCGCAGACCCTTCGCGATGGAGTGTCGTAGCGCGAGGAACGCGTCGATAAGGCACGGCAAAAAATTGGGAGCGAGACCCCACGGGCAAATGCGCGAGCGAGGGGGAGGGCAGGCCCCTCGCTCGTCACTATCGCGACAAACTAGCAAGGGGAAATGACAACATTCTGGAGCTTTTGAGCAAGTGTGAAGCTCGCTTGTCTGTGTCCTCTTTTGCTTGTAAACTGTGATGACGCGCGAAGTTCTGAACTACTCACAAAAACTAGAGTTCTCCTCTGGAGAGTCCCTGTTTTCGGAGTATGTGCGTGTCAGTGGTAGGCAAGCGGAGACGTGAGTGTATGTAAGTGTGGTGTATCGCATTGAACAGGTAGCTTAGCTTGAAGAATAACGCCGCATACAGAAGACCCCTTTCCTTCCGCTCATTGCCGCGTCAAGGCGAGCATTGTAGGGCACGGGACAAGCCAAAAGCTGGAGCCAGTTTGTAGCCGTGGTCGCCACCTACTACTCCCTTACGGGTTCTCAGGACTCTATTTCgtttgcctcctcttcttgcaGCACAGGCACAGGTATACAGCTTCAGGTCGTTCCCTGGTCTTCGCTGGCGTTAGAGCGGAGCCGGCAAATTTGGACAGCCTTGTTTTCTAACGGCTCCGAATACAAGAAGACGGTTGTCAGAGCCGAGCGGAGCAAAATCTCTACGCCTAAGGTCTCGACAGCGCCTGTCCGCCGTGTTCCCTCTCCCATACCATCTTCGGTTTCTGGGATTTCGTGTCTTTTTAGCGTGTTCTTCCAGCCacgccgagggcggagaggcagagtAAACACTGTTCCTTTCGGGCTGCGGGGATTGCCCTTCCTGCAAGACAAAGCGTCCAGTACGCAGGAGGGCACGcagtcgcctgccgccgtgCTTCTCGTGGAGGCTGCCAAGCCAAGTGCAGGGGCATCACTGTGTGCCGTTCCCTGTCTATCGTCCCAAGTGTCTTACGTCGACTGCTCTGCGTGACCAGTTAACAACCCGTTCGTCGTCATGCTGGTCAACGTCGTCCGTCTCACTTTTGTAGTTCTTCTCATCTGCGGCCATGCTCACGTCCAAGCCGCCGTAGGTAAGAAAGAAAGCAGCCGCTTCGTTGCGAACCATCCGTAGGGGTGACGGTCCGGGTAGGAGTTGTTAGCGTAGTCTGCGTCTTGAGACTGTGGGaacagcggcagcaggctTCGTACCAACGATGCGGTGGAACGTGTTTCTCATGGTTGTACATTCGCAGCTGAATGCCAGTCACACATGCGATTTTTACGTCTTCCATAAAATCCATGTGGACAAAGAGGTGCGAGGCACTGTACAGAGTTCGGCGTGCTTGTGGCACGCACGCGTAGGCCAGGCAACCGATTGAAAatggagacagagaggcacaGAAAGAACCGCAAGACCTAAGCAAAACGAGGTAGATCTGGAGAGCAACGTTCTCCACGGGGGATCAGGAGGGGCCTGTTTCGCTTCCAACACACGGCTTGAGCTAGTCATCATCTTTCACGCCTGACCGGCGCCGAAACGCTCACGTCTCAGTCGTTTCAGCCTCCCAGCCACGAAGGGTATCCAGTGCATACTTGCTGTCCCCGCGATTGTTGGTTGCGGGCGGAACTGCACGGTCTGTCAATCTAGATACCACTCTGTACGGAACTATTCGCTCAGGCGGGCCGACAGCGACTACCAAACCCACGGCAGCCACCGGATCAGACTCGGCTAGTCTCACTGCACTTGCCGCACAGGCAGCAGCTGAGGGCGCTGCTGTAAGCCTGGAGTGCCCGAAACGCACTAATGTGAACTCGCGGGTCTGCGTAGCATTCAGTGGATTTCTGGGAGTGCGTCGTGGTGTATGTCTGTCTCAGCGTGAAGTGTCCCTCATTAGCAGGTGGGATCTACTACTGTATAAGTTGTCTATGAAAAGGGGTATGGGCTCTGGTTTGACTTCTTCCCTTACCAGAAACGGCAAAAGggtatatatgcgtatgctGGCAGCTAGTGTCCAGATTCCTTTGGTGCGCGTACCTGAAGCTGTGTATGCGAGTGCCCAGGCGACTGAGTGGCCGTGTGCTTCCACTTCGAGGACACAGTCCTTAAGTCTGCGCAGTAGTGGCCTCTAGCTTACCCTCGTGTGACAGCTTGTTACTTCTCAAATTACGTTCCAGTCTGCCTCTCCTTACGACGCAATGCGCAGCACAGAGCTCCGCTCACTGTCTTCCTCCGGTGAGTTATCTTCCTGTCCACCTCACAGAACGACACTGTAGGCGTCCTGGGAGAATCaaccgcggcgtctccctttACAAGCCCTGCCGCTTCTTCCCCTGTGGAGGAgcagaaggcggctgacACGAAGGCGGAGTCGGGGCTGTCGTCGGCTCCTCTGTCGTCGAAAGGCGATGCTTCAGGCGTCTCGACGCAAGAGGAAGGGGGCGCCGCTCCGGCGggtccgccctcctcgcgttcATCCGGCGTGCTAGAAAACGACGTGAGTCAGTGGCACACCGCCCGGAAGGGAGAAGAGTTGGTCTACCAGAGTGACAGACACGGGACGCCGCTGCACGCCGAGCCTCCTCACGACCACCTGCGCGAACACTATCCGCAGTGCCCTGCGGACTGCTTGGAAGACTGGATTGCAGACGGCTGGTGTGACTCGGAATGCAACATTGCAGAGTGCGGCTACGATGGACCCGATTGCCAAGGGTGGTGTGGAGGCGAGTGCAGACCGGGATGGCCCGGCGACGGCCAGTGCGACTTGGAGTGCTACAAAGAAGAGTGTGACTGGGACGGTGGGGATTGCCCTGCGTGGTCTGGTCGCAACTTGCCGAGTATCCACACACTGCAGCGAAAAATTGAAGAAGGGGTGGCGCAAGGCGATGACGCGGAAAGCGTCATCTCCTCACTGCTCAAAGCGGACCTCGGCTTGGCGGATTGCGAGTGTGCCAGAGGCAAGCTCGGAAACGGCGTCTGCAATCCAGAGTGCAACACGTATGAGTGCCAGTTCGACGGTTTCGACTGCAGACAAATGTGCTCGCTCGAGTGCCCACACGTGTGGCTCGGCGATGGGAAGTGCGATAAAGAGTGCGACATTCCCGAGTGCTACCACGATAAGGGAGACTGCGAGACGTGCGGAGAGAACTGCCGCACGTGGATGATCGGGAACGGCATGTGCGACCCCGCATGCAACACGCGAGAGTGCTTCTTTGACAACGGAGACTGCAACGGCATAACGGCAGTTATTGCCGTTGATTACGACGCCAAGCCCTACGTGTACCAGTTCTGCGCAAGGGAGTTCATTGGGGACGGAAACTGTGACGAAAACTGCTATAACGAAGAAAGCGAGTGGGACGGGGGTGACTGCAGAGGCACTCCGCTGGCGAAACGCCTTGCAGCCGAAGGGGTAGGGCCCCAGTTTGCCTCGACCAAGAAGGACACGGGAAAGAAAGTAGACGTCGAGCAAAAGTCGAGCGCGGACAAAACAAAGACGGCGAACCCCAGCGTGGAGCAAGACAAACTCACCGAAGAAGGATCACTCGCAAACGTCGACGAACATGCCAAACAAACAACTACGGCAGGTGACAGCGTGAGCCAGGAAGTGGAGCAGAGGTTGCTGAAGGCCTCGGCCTCCAACTGATCTAAACCAACAGACAAACAGACTCAGAACGCTGCTCCTACGCTGTGCTGTCCATGTCTCCGCACCTTATGGGGAGTGCCCAACAGAGAAAGCGATGCGACGAAAACGTTGCGAAAGTACAGACAACCAGGCGTCCAGTTTGTGCAGCACAGTGCGCCCTAAAAGCGACGAGTTGAGGGATGGCATGAAGGAGAGTTGGAACAACAAGCCTccacagacgaagagagaagggagaggaacGCGGAGCCAGCGGAGCGTCAGCGGTTGCACTGATGGTATTGCGACTTGCCCCCATACAGAACGTACGCATACTCGCTGCCCGGATTCTGCAGAGAACTAGGTGAATTCTAGGCTGCACGAGAGCACGCAAATGTGCATCCATGTATTCGAAGGAGCCACACTGCTCATGACGCGGTGTGCCGCTGACCTGCTTGAACAGAGAACGTATGGTGCGACTAGCGGATCTATCTTGAGGGTAACCGCGTTTTCCCTCTATTGGTTGAGCCTATGTCTCTGTGATGTGTTTACCAACACACgctggctgccgctctcgcgccacTTCAGAGTCGGGCACGGACGGCTGCAGGCTTTTCCGTTGTCTTCGGATGGCAGACGACACTGAGCACGTCCGTTCTTTTCCGCATGCCTTCTCCTAACGCACAACTGGTAGTTAGACAGTCTTTCAAGAGAAGAGGACCCGCAAGAGCTTTACTTGCAGTTTCACATATGCGTAGAGGGCGACCAGAGAGCTACGCTGGAAGACAAGACTCGAGAGGGCGGTCTCCAATCCCTGGCAGATACGCAAGCTAGATGGTTCGTCTTACGTTTCAGTGCACATGACTCGTTGAAGGAAGGAGGCAAGCCACATAGGGAAACTGTGGTATGTATTCACACCAGCTAAAGCATTCgcgtatatatgcataaCTGGATAGTAGCAGGCGCTGCTTTAACGAGGAAAACGGGACTACACCTGCGATTTCGAGCTAGGGTGTACCCCGCCATGTCTTGCGACAGCCTCCGGGCTGCTCTGCCTGACGGCGTGGACAAAAACTACCCTGGCGCAAGCACACACAAAGCCTCACCCGATTCGCCTGAATGCCTCAGTCCTCGTACGAAAAAGGCTGGGTGCGCTTCGGTGCGTCCTGTCGCTCTCTAGTGATGCatttcttcgtcgccgtcgttgGCAGGGCGTCGTTTTGCCCCCGGGCGAAACGACGTCTTCAAATTGCTCTTCTCGACGCATTCGCAGGGACGATAATGAACTCGATCTGCAAAAGAAACATTGTCTGCCGCGGTACAGCGCCAAAACGGAGATGTGTGAAGTCCGCAAGCAGGTGTGGAtctctcgtctctgccttGTCTCGATTGTCGTGTCTCGCCGTGGCAGGACGGGCAagccctgcatgcgctgctggGACGGATGATTCGGATGTGTCCCGCAGGTCCGCGGAGTATCTCTTCAAAATGCCTTACGCAACCAATCCTGGCGCTTCTCGGAGAGGGTAACTCTGTGCATCCCTTGAAACCAAGCCCTCAAccctcctgcgtctcgcatgcgggcgccgccgcatgaCCTgcggtgtgtgtgcgtgagAAATATCGCCACGCTCAGCCTTTGTACCGTTCTTCCCCCGCTTCTTTTTCTACTCGATTCCTCCCTGTCGTACATGCAACTGTTTGGCTGTCCAAAGGCAGATCGGGATTCAGCAGAGGAGCGATGCTTCTCTGATGGCGGGTGCCGTGCGGATgaagccgcggcctccgggGCCGGTCACGGagtgcagcggccgcgacgcgtATGTCGTTCCTGAGGAACTGGAAAATTCCCcaaaaaacggaaaaaaccCAGAAAAATGGTCCAAAGCGAGCTCTCTCCAGTGGAAACGTCGCCTTGGCGGTGCGTGTAGAGGGTCCTCTGCTGCTGTGCCCCCTTCGCGTAGCGgtcgtcgtctgctgcgtcgggacctcgctgtctgtctcctctccctgaGCGCCGCCCTTCGTCTGGACTCTTGTAAACCAGATAGTGATGCCTCTTCTCTATGCGGTGGATCATATTCTGTGACTTCTTCGGAGCTGAACCGAGAAGATCGCCCGTTTGCTCCCAGTCTGTCTCCCCCGTTCTTCAACTTGCCTCCGCTCGAGGCCAGCGCAGTGTCTCTGCCGGACACCACTGCGTCTCGTTCGCCGCGCTTTTCGGCATCGTCTCAGTTGGCATCGACGCTTTCGTCGGTTTCTTCTCTTGCGCCacctccagcagctgctcccCTTTCCCATTCGAATGCTGTTCCTGCCACCCTTCGTCTCCAGGCGgtttcctctcctcccttGCCTTctgtcgcggcctcgtcctctgcaCCCGAGCCTGCTAGTCGGCCCCGTGGCCTTCAGGAGCAGCCTCTGATGGCTGGATGGgactcttcgcttcctcgcgcgggccgccagcgctcctctccttcggcgGAAAGCGGTTTTTCTTCCACACGCTCTGTCggctctccggcgcgccagcctccgttttctcgctttcgcACGCAGGCCGTAGTACCTGCGATGCTCTTCCCAGGAGAGCAGAGCCGTGAGAGGAAACCGAAAACGTCCGCCTCCAGCGACCCGAGCGAGCCAAGACAAggtgccgcctctgcggaggagTTCGCAGGGCTGAGCGAGAATAAGGacgcgaggcgtcgcgtgcAAGCTAACGCTCTCAGCCGCCCCCCAGACCAGCCGGCCGCGggtgtctcttctgcgtccgcTCAAGTGCAAAACCCCTCGACGCTTTCTTCCGTGCAGGGGGCCCTGGCGCACTTGCGGGAAGACAACGCGTGGTTAGCCGCCCCGAGAGACagggcagcaggcgcagttGGCGCCGAAAAAGACGTTTTATGTGGGGTCTTCCCTGCGGAGGAGTTCCACGAAGAGCGTACTCTGGAGGTGCGGGGCGAGAGGTTCGAGGACAGGGGGTcgaagcagcgagcgagcaccgcagagcccgcggaggcgctcgatGACTCGCCCCGAGGGGCTGAGTCGCGGACGCGAATCGAATTGCACTCTGCGCCCGACacgcgggagacgaaggTGGCGGAAGCAAGCACTGAAGCGAATGGCGGTGGAACTAGAAGAAAGAAGTGGCGGCTGTTTTCGTGGATGTCGGAggttcttcttcgcgcgcgggtGAGGCCAACAGGCAACACTGAGGAAGCTTGCAACTTCAGCGTGCGGGCCAGGAATGCCGAGTGGCGCATGTGCACACAGAAAATACGATTCGCCGCGCATGAATGTGAACTAGAACCCACCCCAGTGCATGTCCACGTGTGCGGACTCAcgtgcgcgcgtctcggTTCATAGAACAGCATGCACCACCACATGTGTGTATACCTATATGGGAATACGTCTTCCGGTTTCTCTTTGCACACGGAGGCTTGACTTGGGGCGATTGGCAGCCTCCGAGAGGTTCACGCCTCTGGTTCGGTTgccgcttctgcctctcgcgtcaAGCTCTCGTTCATGTCGCCctgtttagggtttagggtttgtgCGCCTGGTTGTGTGTGGGTTGTGTGTGGCCTTCGCCAGCTTGAGCAACAGGTGGAGGACCTGAACATTTTGCTCCGTCAGCAAGGCAGCTCGGATCGTCTCTACCTCGTTCTGCCCCTTTCCGAGTACCAGAATCCTCCCGCAGGTGCGAGAATCACCCGAAAATTTCAcctgcgctgcctctccaTGTCCTGTGGACCTTGGAGCCACCGTCCCTAGACGTGCAttcgtacatatatatacgtatatatatgcgcatgcatacacGAGCATTTGAATGTTTGCGGCTGATATGCGAGCTGATGCGTACTATGATTCGGATTGTGTTTGGCTGCTCTTGCTTGCGTGTATACGCATCGCGTTGGCTGAGCCTTATTGGTAACGCGTGATAATCCACTTACTGCATGTGCAGGGAGCGCTGCGCGATGCTGTCTCTCAGCAAATTCGCGCTGATGTCTGTGGAATAACGCTTGTTATTTGTGGCTTGCCCCGGTGTTTTCTGCAGATAATTTCTCGCACGG is drawn from Besnoitia besnoiti strain Bb-Ger1 chromosome VI, whole genome shotgun sequence and contains these coding sequences:
- a CDS encoding putative dihydrolipoamide acyltransferase (encoded by transcript BESB_068780) produces the protein MFSPPCQGPSAPAANAVRAAWARRKSQICSLLADQQVGCGSGAVSRPDSAAAKADEKAFGASSFASSKPASPSFDRVSSSMFFNSSNFSTVSQGYCLQSASKNPSRSLRGLESGRLLHPPCVKKAAGPSSVLFRPSFCLNLYGGFSAATGSARSASNVCAVAGKPGCIVCALGVASCFSCAALRLSHAPSSRFFSSDAAPAAENSQVVKVPSLGDSITEGSLLEWRKNVGDPVALDEVICVIETDKVTVEIHSACAGVIASQAAQEGETVHVGGQLAIIDCSASVADATSRGGGDGANAASTHTGEGGAPPASPGHAASAPAAHATGHAHRTHHHHRRRRTPLIFFKFAHRKSGPSPVLEATHAEAEATIFEDPLLEIWGVPMWRPLSEEEVEAVNLGGAGSEADALGKWTVLLSMEPAKTGKKEGGKKGDAAKAGR
- a CDS encoding notch (dsl) domain-containing protein (encoded by transcript BESB_068790), which codes for MLVNVVRLTFVVLLICGHAHVQAAVDTTLYGTIRSGGPTATTKPTAATGSDSASLTALAAQAAAEGAANDTVGVLGESTAASPFTSPAASSPVEEQKAADTKAESGLSSAPLSSKGDASGVSTQEEGGAAPAGPPSSRSSGVLENDVSQWHTARKGEELVYQSDRHGTPLHAEPPHDHLREHYPQCPADCLEDWIADGWCDSECNIAECGYDGPDCQGWCGGECRPGWPGDGQCDLECYKEECDWDGGDCPAWSGRNLPSIHTLQRKIEEGVAQGDDAESVISSLLKADLGLADCECARGKLGNGVCNPECNTYECQFDGFDCRQMCSLECPHVWLGDGKCDKECDIPECYHDKGDCETCGENCRTWMIGNGMCDPACNTRECFFDNGDCNGITAVIAVDYDAKPYVYQFCAREFIGDGNCDENCYNEESEWDGGDCRGTPLAKRLAAEGVGPQFASTKKDTGKKVDVEQKSSADKTKTANPSVEQDKLTEEGSLANVDEHAKQTTTAGDSVSQEVEQRLLKASASN
- a CDS encoding ubiquitin fusion degradation protein UFD1AP (encoded by transcript BESB_068800), producing the protein MKPRPPGPVTECSGRDAYVVPEELENSPKNGKNPEKWSKASSLQWKRRLGGACRGSSAAVPPSRSGRRLLRRDLAVCLLSLSAALRLDSCKPDSDASSLCGGSYSVTSSELNREDRPFAPSLSPPFFNLPPLEASAVSLPDTTASRSPRFSASSQLASTLSSVSSLAPPPAAAPLSHSNAVPATLRLQAVSSPPLPSVAASSSAPEPASRPRGLQEQPLMAGWDSSLPRAGRQRSSPSAESGFSSTRSVGSPARQPPFSRFRTQAVVPAMLFPGEQSRERKPKTSASSDPSEPRQGAASAEEFAGLSENKDARRRVQANALSRPPDQPAAGVSSASAQVQNPSTLSSVQGALAHLREDNAWLAAPRDRAAGAVGAEKDVLCGVFPAEEFHEERTLEVRGERFEDRGSKQRASTAEPAEALDDSPRGAESRTRIELHSAPDTRETKVAEASTEANGGGTRRKKWRLFSWMSEVLLRARLEQQVEDLNILLRQQGSSDRLYLVLPLSEYQNPPADNFSHGHIMEGDKVSFPREVLTLLLDRKWDAPWQFLLEKVYGPHDEEALATIAEHLRRAAEKVLEGGLSDLSVATAEAGRATGAKEGRQEPNSEKQGAGRGRRRPRRVAVSPLDFSAPRNFIFLPLWVMKTLNLRPLSIVACKWIRLPLAAHVTLQPASSEFYRAVKRTGKDVQKILEEELRHYSSLTADTRVPIKLEGQTFWLHVRDVQAESSGKAEVDHSEHVCVQDSDVATSLVPAADEAEMRNGNVDRDGTSRSQD